The genomic window GTGCCCGAGTTCCCGCCCGTGACCGCGGCCGAGCTCGAGGCCGCGATGGCGGTGCTCGCCGAGCTGGGACTGCCGGTGATCGTGCACGCCGAGGACGCGGGCGTGATCGGCGAGGCGCCGCATCCGCACAGCCGCCGGTACGCCGACTTCCTCGCCTCGCGGCCGGATGCGGCGGAGCGCACGGCGGTCGAGCACGTGATCGAGGCCGCGCGGCGCACGGGCGCGCACGCGCACATCCTGCACCTGGCCTCGGCCGAGGCGCTGCCGCCGATCGCCGCGGCGCGTCGCGAGGGGGTTCGGATCACCGCGGAGACGTGCCCGCACTACCTGGCGCTCACGTCCGAGGACGTGCCCGACGGTGCGACCGCCTACAAGTGCTGCCCGCCCATCCGCGACGCGGCGAACCGCGACGCCCTCTGGCGCGGGCTGGAGGACGGCACGATCGACCTCGTGGTCTCCGACCACTCGCCGGCGCCGGCGTCGATGAAGCTCGCCGGCGGCGGCGACTTCGCCGAGGCGTGGGGCGGCATCGCCTCGCTGCAGCTCGGGCTGCCGGTGGTGTGGACCGAGGCGCGGCGTCGCGGCATCCCACTCGAGCGCGTCGTCGAGTGGATGGCGACCGCGCCCGCGCGCACGCTCGGCGTGCCCGCCAAGGGTGAGATCGTGGTCGGCGGCGCGGCTGATCTCGTCGCGTTCGCCCCCGACGCCGAGTGGCGAGTGGATGCCGCGCGGCTCGAGCACCGCCATCCGATCACGCCCTACGACGGGCGCACCGTCGCGGGAGCGGTGCGCGGCGTGTGGCTCGCGGGTGCGGCCCTCGACTCGACCGCGCCCACGGGGCGGTTGCTGCGCGCCGGATGACGCGCGCGACGCTTGCTATCCATCTGGACAATTCGCTCCAGGGCGGCTACCGTACCCACCATGCGAATCCTCCTCGTCGGCGCCGGAGGCGTCGGAGACGCCATCGCCAAGATCGCCGCGCGCCGCGACTTCTTCGAGCTCATCGTCGTCAGCGACTACGACGAGTCCCGCGCTCGCCGCACCGTCGACTGGATCGCCGCGAAGCACGGCGACGACGTCGCGGCCCGCTTCGCCACCGCGCAGATCGACGCGAGCGACCCCGAGGTCGTGGCCGCCGTCGCGCGCGCCCACGGCGCCACGCACGTCATGAACGCGGTCGAGCCGAAGTTCGTGCCGTCGATCTTCCGCGGCGCGCTCGCCGCCGCGGCCGACTACCTCGACATGGCCATGAGCCTGTCGGAACCGCACCCCACCGACCCCTACGCCGAGACCGGCGTGAAGCTCGGCGACGACCAGTTCGCCCAGGCCGACGACTGGGAGAAGGCCGGGCGCCTCGCCCTCGTGGGCATGGGCGTCGAGCCCGGCCTCTCCGACGTGTTCGCGCGCTACGCCGCCGACCACCTCTTCAGCGAGATCGACGAGCTCGGCACGCGCGACGGCGCGAACCTCGTCGTGCGCGACGAGCACGGCAACGAGATCTTCGCGCCCAGCTTCTCCATCTGGACCACGATCGAGGAGTGCCTGAACCCGCCGGTCGTGTGGGAGAAGGAGCGGGGCTGGTACACGACGCCGCCGTTCAGCGAACCCGAGGTGTTCGAGTTCCCCGAGGGCATCGGACCGGTCGAGTGCGTGAACGTCGAGCACGAGGAGGTGCTCCTCATGCCGCGCTGGGTCGACGCGAAGCGCGTGACGTTCAAGTACGGCCTCGGCGACGAGTTCATCGGCGTCCTCAAGACCCTCAACCTGCTCGGTCTCGACAAGACGGCGCCGATCCGCGTGCGCAGCGCGAACGGCCCCGTCGAGGTCGCCCCGCGCGACGTCGTCGCGGCCGCGCTGCCCGACCCCGCGACGATCGGTCCTCGCATGACCGGCAAGACGTGCGCGGGCCTCTGGGTGACCGGCACGGGCGTCGACGGTGCGCCGCGCGAGGTCTACCTGTACCACGTCAGCGACAACGAGTGGACCATGCGAGAGTACGAGGCCCAGTGCGTCGTGTGGCAGACCGCGCTGAACCCCGTCATCGCGCTCGAGCTGCTCGCGACCGGGGCCTGGCAGGGCGCGGGCGTGCTCGGGCCCGAGGCGTTCGACGCGCAGCCCTTCCTCGACCTCATGGCGCGCGCCGAGGCCGACGGCGGCTACGGCCAGGCGTGGGGCATGGAGGACCGGCTCGCGCGCTGAGGATGCCGGGGTGCCGCGGCCCCTGCGCCGCGGCACCCCAGCGGCTCACTCCGGGATGAACGAGATCTCGAGCGACTCGAAGCCGCCCGTCGACCACCACCTGGTCGCCGCGACGCGGTCGAGGTAGGTGCGGTACCGCGGGTTGCGCTCCCACGTCGTGCCCTGCGCGACCGAGGCCGAGCTGGCCACGAGCGACTTCGCCTGCGTCACCATCGAGTACGTGCCGCCCGACCCGTTCGGCGAGTCCCAGATGTCGCGCTTCACCCCCGGCCCGGTACCCGTTCCCGCACCCGTGCGCTTCGCGGCGCCGGCCGTCACGGCGAGCGTGGCGAAGTCGATGCGGTCGCCGTCGACCAGGTAGCTCCAGCGCACGCCCTCGGCGCGCGTGCCGACGATGTCGGCCGGGTACAGGTCGAGCACCGAGACGCCGTGCACGCCGATCACCTCGCCCACGCGCGTGGCGCGGTCGTAGACGAGGGCCGTGGTCTCGTCGACGCCGACCGCGAGGTCGTGGCCCGTCTCATCGGCGAGGGCGATGAGCCGTGCCTGGCGCCCCCACGTGCCGAAGTGGCTGTCGAGCAGGGCCTCGTCGAAGAACCCGAAGCCGCCGTACGGCAGGTACGTGAGGTCGTCGGCGCCGATCCCCGTGCCGGCATACGCCCCGTATCGCCACGCCTCGTAGGATTCACCGCCCGTGACCATGTCGGCGCCCTGCTGGATCGTCTGGCCCGCGCTCGAGCCCGCGACGACGCCGCCCGCGTCGAGCACGCTGCGGACGGCGCCGAGCACCGGCGTGTCGGTGCAGCTCGTGAACGCGCCCGACGGCGCGGGTGCGCAGTCGAGCAGCGACTGCACGTAGCGCGACTGGTCCCCGCCGGAGAGGAACACGCCGGTCGACGCCCGCACCTCGGCGGCGACGGCCGCGCTGTCGGCGTTCGCGGGCACGTAGGGGTCGCCCGCGTAGTCCACCGAGATGTCGACGGGCACCCGGTAGGTGTCGGCGCCGAATCGAGCGAACAGGTCGGCGTAGTAGAGCCCGTTGGCGGCGGCATTGCTCGCGGTCGGGTCGGATGCCTCGGCAGCGGACGTCGCGGGCACCGAGGCCGCGGTCACGATGGCGATGCGGGCGCGGGCCGGTCCGGATCCGTCGGGGTCGGCGTCGCGGACGATGCGCTGCAGGATCTGCGCGTTCTCGTTCAGCGCGCCGCCGATCAGGATCAGGTTGCCCTGCGGTCCGGCGGCGACGGCCGGGGCGGCGGCGCCGATCGATGCGACCAGCATGGCGGTCGCGGCGACGGTCGTGGCGATGGCTCGGGGGATCTGCATGGAGCTCCTCTCGTCGTTGAGTGGTCGTCACAGTACAAGAACCGTTACAAATGCGATAGATGGAATATCTGTGACATCCGTGCGAGCCGATGCAGTAGTGTCCGAGATCATGACGGATGACGCGCTCGGTCCCAGCGCGTCGGCGACGACCCGGGCGCGCGAGGTCGCCGACGAGGCCGACCGGGCGGCGGGCGTCGTCACGCGCGAGGCGCGGCCCGATGAGCTCGCGGGCGCGCTCGCGCGCTTCGACGCGACGTGGGGTCCGGGTCGCACGGTCGACCTGGCATCACTGCGAGCGATCGCGCACGCCGGCAACACCGTGCTGGTCGCGGTGCCCGCGCGCGGACGGGGGGGTGCCGCAATCGACCCGGCCGCGCCGGATGCGCCGCCGCTCGGAGCTGCCCTCGGCTTCCTCGGCTGGGCGGGCGGGCTGCACGTGCACTCGCACATGAACGCCGTCGACCCGCGGGCGCGCGGACGCGGCATCGGCGTCGCGCTGAAGCTGCGGCAGCGCGCGACCTGCCTCGAGCACGGCATCGACGAGGTGCGCTGGACCTACGATCCGCTCATCCGCCGCAACGCGCGCATGAACCTCGTGCGCCTCGGCGCCGAGGTGCTGGCGTACCGCCCCGACTTCTACGGCGAGCTGCGCGATGCGATCTCGGCCGGCGACCGCAGCGACCGGTTCGAGGTGCGGTGGCGGCTCACCTCGCCGCGCGTGGCGCGGGCACTCGCGCGGCTGCCGCAGCCCGAGTGGCACGCCGAGGGCGGGCTGCCGCTCGACGCCGACTTCGAGGGCCTGCGCGCGAGCGAGCCGGCCGAGGCCGCGGCCCTGCGCGACGCCTCGCGGGTGGCATTCGCGGTGCTCGCCGACGGCCGGCTCCGGCCCGAGCTCGACGCGGCGGGCGACTACGTGTTCACGGCGGACGAGCCGGACCGAGCGCCCGACACGTCGGCGCCTGCGCCGCCCGCCTCGTGAGGCGATGAGGCCCCGACCGTGGATTCGCGCACCACGATCCGGAAGTCGGGCTTCATCTGGCGCGGGGGCCGTCGCTCGCCCTTCTCCTGGATGCGCTCGAGGAGCATGTCGACCGCCATCTCCGCGATCTGGTCTCGTCCCGGGTCGACGCTCGAGAGCGACGGCACCGAGAAGCGCGACTCGTCGATGTTGTCGAAGGCGATGACGGCGACATCCTCGGGCACGCGCAGCTCGGCCTCGCCGAGCGCGCGCAGCACGCCGAGGCCGAGCGTGTCGTTGAGCGCGAACACGGCATCGAACGGCACGCCCTCGTCGATCATCCGCCAGGTCGCAGCGGCGCCGGTCTCGCGGTTCCATGGCTGGGCGACGCGGATCAGTCGCGGATCCTCGGCGACACCCGCTGCGTGGAGCGCCTGCCGATATCCGTCCAGGCGCAGCGATCCCGAGCTCGCCCCCGCGTCGCCCGCCGGTGGCGCGCCGATCAGGGCGATGCGAGTGCGTCCGAGGTCGAGCAGGTGCTCCACGGCGGCGCGAGCGGAGGACACGTTGTGCATCGTCACGTGGTCCGTCGGGCCCCCGAAGATCCGCTCTCCCAGGAGGACGAGCGGAATCGGCACGTCGAGCGCATCGGCGTCGGCCTGGGCGAGGCTGACCGGGCTGAACAGCAATCCGTCGGTGAGATGGAGCCTGCCGCCCGACAGGGACTGCAACTCCTTCTCGCGGTCGCCGTTCGTCTGCTCGATGAGCACGCTGAGCCCGCGCCGCTCGGCCGCCCTGATGACGGCATCGGCGAGTTCCGCGAAGTAGTTCTCACGAAGGGCCGGCACGGCGAGGCCGATCACGCCGGTCCGTCCGGAGCGCAGCCCACGCGCCGAGACGTTGGGGCGGTAGCCGAGCTCGCGGATGGCACTGAGCACCCGTTCGCGTGTCTGCGGCCGCACGTGGGGATAGTCGTTGACCACGTTGGAGACGGTCTTGATCGACACGCCGGCCACGCGCGCGACGTCGTGCAGCGTGGCCCCCAAGTCGACGCCTCCGTCCTGCTTCGCGTCTCAGCGCCACTGTACCCCAGCGATGATGCTCGGCCCGTGCAGCGCGTCAGTGGGATTCGCGTGCCACCTGAGGCCCGCTCGACCCGACCAGGAAGTCGAGGTCCGCCCCCGTGTCGGCCTGCAGCACGTGCTCGACGTACAGCTTCTCCCAGCCCCGGGCCGGCGCGGCGAAGGCGTTCGAGGTCGCGTCGGGCATGCGACGGCGCTGGAGTTCCTCGTCGGCCACCAGCAGCTCCAGCCGACGGCCGGGAACGTCGAGGAGGATCTCGTCGCCGTCCTGGACCAGCCCGAGCGGACCGCCCGCGGCCGCCTCCGGGCTCACGTGCAGCACGACCGTGCCGTACGCCGTGCCGCTCATCCGACCGTCGCAGATGCGCACCATGTCCCGCACCCCCTGCTCGAGCAGCTTCCGCGGCAGCGGCATGTTCGCCACCTCGGGCATGCCGGGATACCCGCGAGGGCCGCAGCCCCGCAGCACCAGGACGGACGAGGCATCCACGGGCAGGTCCGGGTCGTCGATGCGGGCGTGCAGGTCCTCGACCGAGTCGAAGACCACCGCGCGACCGCGGTGCTCGAGGAGCTGCGGGCTCGCCGCAGCCGGCTTGATGATCGCGCCGGTCGGTGCGAGGTTGCCGCGCAGCACCGCGATGCCGGCGTCGTCGAGCAGCGGCTCGGCCCTCGACGAGATCACGTCGTGATCCCAGATCTCCTGGTCGTCGAGGTACTCGACGAGGGGACGCCCCGTCACCGTGATCGCGGTGGGGTCGAGGAGATCGCGCACCTGGTCGAGCACCGCGAGCAGCCCGCCGGCGCGGAAGAAGTCCTCCATGAGGTAGCGCCCCGCAGGCTGCAGGTTCACGAGGAGCGGGACCTCTGCCGCGATGCGATCGAAGTCGTCGAGCGTGAGCTCGATGCCGAGGCGCCCGGCGATGGCGAGCAGGTGCACGACCGCGTTCGTCGAGCCGCCGATCGCCGCGAGGGTCACGATCGCGTTGTGGAACGAGGCCCTCGAGATGGTCGTGCTGGGGGTGCGCCCCTCGGCCACCATCTCCACGATGAGCCGGCCGGTCTCGTGGGCGGCCTCCAGGAGACGACTGTCGGGTGCGGGCGTCCCCGCGATGCCCGGCAGGGTGGTGCCGAGGGCCTCGGCGAGCAGCCCCATGGTCGAGGCGGTGCCCATGGTGTTGCAGTGCCCCCGGCTTCGGATCATGGATGACTCGGAGCGTTCGAACAGCGTCTCGGAGAGCGTCCCGGCACGCACCTCCTCGCTGAGCTTCCACACGTCGGTGCCGCAGCCGAGGGGCACGCCGCGGAAGGTGCCGTTCAGCATCGGGCCCCCCGGGACCACGACGGCCGGGATGTCGACGGAGGCGGCGGCCATGAGCAACGCGGGAATGGTCTTGTCGCACCCTCCGAGCAGTACGACGCCGTCGATCGGGTTGGCCCGGAGCATCTCCTCGATGGCCATCGCCGCCATGTTCCGCCACAACATGGCGGTGGGTCGCACCTGCGTCTCGCCGAGCGAGACGACGGGCAGGTTGAGCGGGACTCCGCCCGCCTCTGCGACCCCCAGCTTGACGCTCTGCGCGACCTCGTCGAGGTGGGAGTTGCACGGCGTGAGATCCGACGCGGTGTTCGCGATCGCGATCTGCGGCCGGTCGAAGGCATCGCCGGGGATCCCGCGCCTCATCCACGCTCGGTGGAGGTAGGCGTTGCGGTCATCCCCGCCGTACCACTGGGAACTGCGTCGTTCGTTCATCGCTCCTCGTGCTTCCGATGGTGGATCAGGGTCAGGGTCTCGGGTGCTCTGCGGTGAGCGCCGCCATCAGCGCCCGGATGCCGAACGTCCACGGCTCGAGTTCCTCGCTGACGCCGACGGTGTTCACGAGCGACCCCAGGGAGGGACTCGAGATGGTGACCCGGTCGCCGACACGGTGGGTGAACCCGTGACCCGTCTGGTCGCGGTCCTGCACCGGCGCGAAGACCGTGCCGGTGAACAGCGCGAAGCCGTCGGGATACTGGTGGTGATCGCCGAAAGCGGCGGAGATCAGCTCCTCGAACGGCCGGCTGATCCGATCGAGCGCGCTGGCTCCCTCGAGCACGAAGCCGTCCTCTCCCTCGATCCGAAGGCCGATGGTCTCGGTCCGCAGTCGTTCGAGGCCGAAGCGTTCGTCGAAGAGCCGCAGGAACGGCCCGACGGCGCACGAGCCGTTGTTGTCCTTCGCGGCCCCCAGCAGCAACGCGCTGCGCCCCTCGAGGTCGCGCAGGTTCACGTCATTGCCGAGCGTCGCTGCCACCGGTATGCCGCTCGAGTCCATGACGAGCACCAACTCGGGTTCCGGGTTGTTCCACTGCGATCGCTCCAGCACGCCGATCCGGGCGCCGAAGCCGACCGACGAGAGCACCGGCGCCTTGGTGAACACCTCGGGATCCGGTCCGATGCCGACCTCGAGATACTGGGACCACATGCCCTCGGCGATGAGCGCTCGCTTCAGCTCGAGCGCCTCGGGCGAGCCGGGACGGACGCGATCGAGCGCCGTGCCCACGGACACGGCCATGCGCGCTCGGATCGCCTCGGCGGCGGCGGGGTCGCCGGCGGCCTGCTCCTCGATGACCCGCTCGAGGAGCGAATCGGCGAAGGTGACGCCGCACGCCTTGATCACCTGCAGGTCGATGGGGGCGAGCAAGCGCGGCCGTGCCGGATCGCGCTCGAGTGACGCGTCGACCACGTCGGCGATCGGCCAGGTCTGCGCGGCCCGAGCGTTCGCGAGGGCCGTCGGCGCATCCGGGATCTCCAGCAGATGCGAGACGGTCGGCGCGAGCGACGACACGTCGACGAGCACGTCGTCGCGCAGCACGGCGACGATCGGCGCCGCCCGGGCAGGGTCGATGATCCGCGCGATGAGGATGGCCGCCTCGGCATCGTGCGGGAGGATTCCGGGGACCGGATGCATCGTTCTCCTCATGGTCGTGGGTCCTCTCCCTTCCATCGGTCCCGTCATCGCGCCCCGGGGCCGCTTCCGGAAGTTTCGGCCACCCCCTTGACAACTTCCGATGGGAGGAGGACGCTGTGTGCAACGTTGGAAGTACAACGTTGTATATCCAGATCGTAACCTCCCCACCAGGCTCCCCGCCACGGTCCGGACCGATTCCGCATCTGGGTACGAGCACCGACAAGGATGTCCACGCTTCCGAAAGGGAACCCCAGTGAACACGAAGCACCTGCTGGCCGCGACGGCCACGCTCGTTCTCGCCGGCTCGCTCGCCGCATGCACCCCGGGCGGCGACAACGGCAACGACGATGCGAACTGCACCAACAAGATCCCCAAGGCCGACCTGCCCGTGGTGACGATGTGGGCCTGGTACCCCAACATGGAACTCGTCGTCGACAACTTCAACGAGCAGAACGACGAGGTCCAGGTCTGCTGGACGAACGCCGGCGCCGGCGGAGACGAGTACGACAAGTTCCAGACGGCGGTCTCCGCGGGCAGCGGGGCGCCCGATGTGGTCATGCTCGAAGCGGACCGGATCCCGACCTTCCAGGCGCAGAACGCGCTCGTGGAACTGAACGACCTCGGCTACCAGGACGTCAAGGAGAACTTCAGCGACGGCGCCTGGAAGGACGTGTCCGTCGGCGACGGCGTCTACGGCGCGCCCGTCGACGGCGGCCCCATGGGCATGATCTACCGCAAGGACATCTTCGACCAGTATGGGATCATGCCCCCGACCACCTGGGACGAGTACGAGGCCGCGGCGCAGAAGGTGAAGGATGCCGGGGGACCGTTCTTCGGCGATCTCGGTGCCAATGTCCCCGCGGTGATGATGGCGCTGCAGTACCAGAACGGTGCGCAGCCGTTCACCTACGACGCGGCATCTCCTGAGAACATCGGCATCAAGCTCAATGACGACGCCTCCAAGGAGGTGCTCGACTACTGGGCCGGGCTGTCGTCGAAGGGTCTGGTCGGCAAGCAGGACCAGTTCACGCCGGAGTACATCTCGGGAGTCATCGGCGGCGAGTACGCGACCTACCTCTCCGCGGCGTGGGCACCCGGATACCTGCAGGGCGCGGG from Agromyces aurantiacus includes these protein-coding regions:
- the allB gene encoding allantoinase AllB, giving the protein MPTGESDGAAGSSFDLVVAGARVLVAGAFTPAEVGVRDGRVAAIEPLGAGLAGERMARLGDDEVLLPGLVDTHVHVNEPGRTEWEGFRTATRAAAAGGVTSIVDMPLNSIPPTVSVAALEEKRRAAAAAGLAVDVGFWGGIVPGGLRELRPLAADGVFGFKCFLVDSGVPEFPPVTAAELEAAMAVLAELGLPVIVHAEDAGVIGEAPHPHSRRYADFLASRPDAAERTAVEHVIEAARRTGAHAHILHLASAEALPPIAAARREGVRITAETCPHYLALTSEDVPDGATAYKCCPPIRDAANRDALWRGLEDGTIDLVVSDHSPAPASMKLAGGGDFAEAWGGIASLQLGLPVVWTEARRRGIPLERVVEWMATAPARTLGVPAKGEIVVGGAADLVAFAPDAEWRVDAARLEHRHPITPYDGRTVAGAVRGVWLAGAALDSTAPTGRLLRAG
- a CDS encoding saccharopine dehydrogenase family protein, with product MRILLVGAGGVGDAIAKIAARRDFFELIVVSDYDESRARRTVDWIAAKHGDDVAARFATAQIDASDPEVVAAVARAHGATHVMNAVEPKFVPSIFRGALAAAADYLDMAMSLSEPHPTDPYAETGVKLGDDQFAQADDWEKAGRLALVGMGVEPGLSDVFARYAADHLFSEIDELGTRDGANLVVRDEHGNEIFAPSFSIWTTIEECLNPPVVWEKERGWYTTPPFSEPEVFEFPEGIGPVECVNVEHEEVLLMPRWVDAKRVTFKYGLGDEFIGVLKTLNLLGLDKTAPIRVRSANGPVEVAPRDVVAAALPDPATIGPRMTGKTCAGLWVTGTGVDGAPREVYLYHVSDNEWTMREYEAQCVVWQTALNPVIALELLATGAWQGAGVLGPEAFDAQPFLDLMARAEADGGYGQAWGMEDRLAR
- a CDS encoding cyanophycinase is translated as MQIPRAIATTVAATAMLVASIGAAAPAVAAGPQGNLILIGGALNENAQILQRIVRDADPDGSGPARARIAIVTAASVPATSAAEASDPTASNAAANGLYYADLFARFGADTYRVPVDISVDYAGDPYVPANADSAAVAAEVRASTGVFLSGGDQSRYVQSLLDCAPAPSGAFTSCTDTPVLGAVRSVLDAGGVVAGSSAGQTIQQGADMVTGGESYEAWRYGAYAGTGIGADDLTYLPYGGFGFFDEALLDSHFGTWGRQARLIALADETGHDLAVGVDETTALVYDRATRVGEVIGVHGVSVLDLYPADIVGTRAEGVRWSYLVDGDRIDFATLAVTAGAAKRTGAGTGTGPGVKRDIWDSPNGSGGTYSMVTQAKSLVASSASVAQGTTWERNPRYRTYLDRVAATRWWSTGGFESLEISFIPE
- a CDS encoding LacI family DNA-binding transcriptional regulator — protein: MGATLHDVARVAGVSIKTVSNVVNDYPHVRPQTRERVLSAIRELGYRPNVSARGLRSGRTGVIGLAVPALRENYFAELADAVIRAAERRGLSVLIEQTNGDREKELQSLSGGRLHLTDGLLFSPVSLAQADADALDVPIPLVLLGERIFGGPTDHVTMHNVSSARAAVEHLLDLGRTRIALIGAPPAGDAGASSGSLRLDGYRQALHAAGVAEDPRLIRVAQPWNRETGAAATWRMIDEGVPFDAVFALNDTLGLGVLRALGEAELRVPEDVAVIAFDNIDESRFSVPSLSSVDPGRDQIAEMAVDMLLERIQEKGERRPPRQMKPDFRIVVRESTVGASSPHEAGGAGADVSGARSGSSAVNT
- a CDS encoding IlvD/Edd family dehydratase → MNERRSSQWYGGDDRNAYLHRAWMRRGIPGDAFDRPQIAIANTASDLTPCNSHLDEVAQSVKLGVAEAGGVPLNLPVVSLGETQVRPTAMLWRNMAAMAIEEMLRANPIDGVVLLGGCDKTIPALLMAAASVDIPAVVVPGGPMLNGTFRGVPLGCGTDVWKLSEEVRAGTLSETLFERSESSMIRSRGHCNTMGTASTMGLLAEALGTTLPGIAGTPAPDSRLLEAAHETGRLIVEMVAEGRTPSTTISRASFHNAIVTLAAIGGSTNAVVHLLAIAGRLGIELTLDDFDRIAAEVPLLVNLQPAGRYLMEDFFRAGGLLAVLDQVRDLLDPTAITVTGRPLVEYLDDQEIWDHDVISSRAEPLLDDAGIAVLRGNLAPTGAIIKPAAASPQLLEHRGRAVVFDSVEDLHARIDDPDLPVDASSVLVLRGCGPRGYPGMPEVANMPLPRKLLEQGVRDMVRICDGRMSGTAYGTVVLHVSPEAAAGGPLGLVQDGDEILLDVPGRRLELLVADEELQRRRMPDATSNAFAAPARGWEKLYVEHVLQADTGADLDFLVGSSGPQVARESH
- a CDS encoding fumarylacetoacetate hydrolase family protein, encoding MRRTMHPVPGILPHDAEAAILIARIIDPARAAPIVAVLRDDVLVDVSSLAPTVSHLLEIPDAPTALANARAAQTWPIADVVDASLERDPARPRLLAPIDLQVIKACGVTFADSLLERVIEEQAAGDPAAAEAIRARMAVSVGTALDRVRPGSPEALELKRALIAEGMWSQYLEVGIGPDPEVFTKAPVLSSVGFGARIGVLERSQWNNPEPELVLVMDSSGIPVAATLGNDVNLRDLEGRSALLLGAAKDNNGSCAVGPFLRLFDERFGLERLRTETIGLRIEGEDGFVLEGASALDRISRPFEELISAAFGDHHQYPDGFALFTGTVFAPVQDRDQTGHGFTHRVGDRVTISSPSLGSLVNTVGVSEELEPWTFGIRALMAALTAEHPRP
- a CDS encoding ABC transporter substrate-binding protein, which translates into the protein MNTKHLLAATATLVLAGSLAACTPGGDNGNDDANCTNKIPKADLPVVTMWAWYPNMELVVDNFNEQNDEVQVCWTNAGAGGDEYDKFQTAVSAGSGAPDVVMLEADRIPTFQAQNALVELNDLGYQDVKENFSDGAWKDVSVGDGVYGAPVDGGPMGMIYRKDIFDQYGIMPPTTWDEYEAAAQKVKDAGGPFFGDLGANVPAVMMALQYQNGAQPFTYDAASPENIGIKLNDDASKEVLDYWAGLSSKGLVGKQDQFTPEYISGVIGGEYATYLSAAWAPGYLQGAGVGEGADEGVWATAPLPQWDPANPVSVNWGGSAFSVTEQADDPGLAAKVAFGVYADDASLEDGWKNQIIFPLNVNVLEDPAFQDYEVPFFGGQQANKEVYVPAAKAYTGMTYTPIGQYYYSAFTEQLAAINDGSTSGSEAADALQKDVEGYAKEQGYTVE